In Streptomyces sp. NBC_01381, the sequence GGCTCGGGGAGCCGGGCCGTCAGGCAGTCCTCCACACGGCCGATCAGCTCCCAGTAGACGGTGCCGTCGATGGTGGGGTGCGGGGTCCGGGTGCGTACGCCGCTCTCGTGGCTGAGCTGGGCGGAGATGCGCAGGCAGCGGCGACCCCGCTCCGAGCGGAGCTCGGTGGCTTCGGCGTTCACCAGGGCGGTGAGGAGGCGGGGCAGGCTGTCGGACGCGTCGCCGAGCTGCGCGAGTTCGGCCTCGAGGACCTGCTCGGTGCGGGTCTGGCGGGCGGCCATCACGGCGTCGAGCAGTCCTGCGCGTGAGCCGAAGTGGTACTGGACGGCGGAGGGATTGCTCTGCCCGGCGCTCCGCACGATGTCCCGGAGCTGGGCGCCGTCCACGCCTTGCGCGGCGAAGAGTTCTTCCCCGGCGCGGATCAGCTTCTCCCGGGTGTCGGATCCTGAGGTCCTGGCCATACGGCCACTGTAATGCTGCCCATTATTAAAAGCGAGGGAGTCCCTGCTCAAGCCCGCCGCTCCGCGGCGGATCTTTCCCGCCCACCCACCCGATTGCCCCGCAGCGGCCCCGGTCTGCCCACGCGCCGTCGTCGGCCGCGCCGCCGTACCGCCGCTTCGCGGCGAGTTTTCCCGCCCACCCGCCCGATTGCCCGGCAGCGGCCCTGGTCTGCCGACGCGTCGTCGTCGGCTGCGCCGCCGTACCGCCGCTTCGCGGCGAAAGCTTTCCCGCCCGCCCACCCGATTGCCCGGCAGTTGCCCGCCCATCCGTCGGTAGCTCTTTCAGCCCGTCCGGCGTTTGAGGACGAACTCGGCGGAGCCGGTGATGACGGCACGCGAAGCCCCCGCGCAGCGGGTTTTCGGGAAGGGGCGGGGTTGGGGAAAATCACCTGCGTTCCAGTTGCCGCACCCCTAAGCGCGTCTTGGCCCGCGGCATCGCCGGGTGCAACCCGAGCAGCACGATGCCGCCCACGATGGCCGCGAGGCCGACCACCTGCCAGGTCAGCGCGGCCGCATCCATCCGCAGCTGGTCCCCGAGAAAACCCACCCCGCACACAATCCCCGCCAAGGGCTGCGCAGCAGTCAGCGCAGGCAGCGACATCCGCAGCGGCGCGGTCTCGAACGCGCTCTGGACGAGCAGCAGCCCCGTCACGCCGAGCACAAGCACCGCGTACGGCTGCCACCCCGTGAGCAGATGGGTCAGGCCCCCGTCGTCGAACCGCTGCCCGCTCACCCGCGTCAACGCGTCCTGCACCCCGTAGAGGAGACCCGCCGCCACCCCGAGCAGCACGGGCCCGACCGTCCACCGGTGCCGGGACGCCTTCGCGTACGCCGTGAGGAGCATCGCCGTACCCACCATCACGCCCATGATCAGCCACTGCCGCAGCTGACCGGACTCCGCGGTCCCGCCCTGCGGCTGCCCCGCCACGATGAACGCCGTCACCCCGCCCGCGAGCAGCACGAGACCCGCCCAGCCCTGCCGCCCCAGGGGCTGCTTCGTCCGGTACCGGGAGAGCGTCAGGGCGAACAGCAGGTTCGTGGCGAGGAGCGGTTCCACCAGGGAGATCTCACCTTGGGCCAGCGCGAGCGCGCCGAGGACCATGCCGCACACCATCAGGCCGATCCCGCCGAGCCACTCCGGCACCTTCACCAGGTCGAGCAGGAGCCGCGGCGAGAGGAAGTCGCTCAGCGGGGCGCGCTGGGCGGCGTCCTGCTGGAACACGAAGCCGAAGCCCAGGCAGCAGGCGGCCGATACGCCGAGGACGAGGATCAGGACCGACACGTCGTACCTCGAGACGGGGGACGGGACAGGTGCTCAAGGCGGGCCACGGGGTGGGGACTTGGCGGGTACCAGGCCGACGATAGTCCCGTTCTCCGTGCCCCGCTCCGCGAGTGACCCGAACCGGGTAGTTGACGTGGGTCACCTGGGTACTCAGGATCTGACTCACCAGTAACTCCCCCCTTTGGTGCGCCCCCGCCCCCGTACTAGGAGGAACGACCCTTATGGCCTACGACGCAGATGTGATCGTGATCGGCGCGGGTCTCGCCGGGCTCGCCGCGACGGCCGAGCTCGTCGACGCCGGCCGCCGGGTCATCCTCCTTGACCAGGAACCCGAACAGTCCATCGGCGGGCAGGCGCACTGGTCCTTCGGGGGACTGTTCTTCGTGGACTCGCCGGAGCAGCGGCGCCTGCGGATCAAGGACTCGCACGCGCTTGCCCTGCAGGACTGGATGGGCACGGCCGCCTTCGACAGACCCGAGGACCACTGGCCGCGGAAATGGGCCGAGGCGTACGTCGACTTCGCGGCCGGCGAGAAGCGGTCCTGGCTGCACGGGATGGGCGTGCGGTTCTTCCCCGTCGTGGGGTGGGCCGAGCGCGGCGGGTACGACGCGCAGGGGCACGGGAACTCCGTGCCGCGCTTCCACATCACCTGGGGGACGGGACCGGGTCTAGTCGCACCGTTCGAGCGACGGGTTCGAGAAGGCGTCGCCCGCGGTCTCGTCCAGCTCAAGTTCCGCCACCGCGTCTCCGGTCTCTCCCGCAGCGCGGGCAGCGTCGACACCGTCACCGGAGAGGTCCTTGAACCCTCCGGTGTCGAGCGCGGCAAGGCCAGCAGCCGTGAGGTCACCGGATCCTTCGAGTACCGGGCCCAGGCGGTGATCGTGACGTCCGGCGGCATCGGCGGCAACCACGATCTCGTACGTGCCAACTGGCCCGAGCGGCTCGGCACTCCGCCCGAGCGGATGATCGCGGGCGTGCCCGCGCACGTCGACGGGCGGATGCTCGGCATCGCCGAGGGCGCGGGCGCCCGCCTGATCAACCGCGACCGCATGTGGCACTACACCGAGGGCATCCAGAACTGGAACCCCATCTGGGAGAACCACGGCATCCGCATCCTGCCGGGCCCCTCGTCGCTCTGGCTCGACGCGCGCGGCGACCGCCTGCCGGTGCCGCTCTTCCCCGGCTTCGACACGCTGGGCACGCTGGAACACATCATGAAGTCCGGGTACGAGTACACGTGGTTCGTGCTCAACCAGCGCATCATCGGCAAGGAGTTCACGCTCAGCGGCTCGGAGCAGAACCCCGATCTGACCGGGAAGTCCGTGCGCGGTGTCATCGAGCGCGCACGTGCCGATGTGGCGGCCCCCGTCAAGGCGTTCATGGACCACGGCGCCGACTTCGTCGTGGAGAAGGAGCTCGGCGCGCTCGTGCGCGGCATGAACGCGCTGACCAAGGAGCCCCTCATCGACGAGGCGGCGCTGCGCCGCACGCTCCAGGCGCGCGACCGCGAGATCGTCAACCCCTTCACCAAGGACCTGCAGATCACCGCGATCCGCGGCGCCCGCAAGTTCGTCGGGGAGCGGCTCATCAGGGCGGCTCCCCTGCACCCGATCCTCGACCCGAAGGCGGGCCCGCTCATCGCGGTGCGGCTCAACATCCTCACCCGCAAGACACTCGGCGGCCTGGAGACCGATCTCTCGTCGCGCGTCCTGGCGCAGGGAGGGGATCCGCTTCCCGGTGTGTACGCCGCCGGCGAGGCCG encodes:
- a CDS encoding TetR/AcrR family transcriptional regulator; its protein translation is MARTSGSDTREKLIRAGEELFAAQGVDGAQLRDIVRSAGQSNPSAVQYHFGSRAGLLDAVMAARQTRTEQVLEAELAQLGDASDSLPRLLTALVNAEATELRSERGRRCLRISAQLSHESGVRTRTPHPTIDGTVYWELIGRVEDCLTARLPEPVRLERLDLALTLIGAAMGDRARQYLAGTTPLTDEPLFLADLVETTTALLGAPTPRREP
- a CDS encoding DMT family transporter — protein: MSVLILVLGVSAACCLGFGFVFQQDAAQRAPLSDFLSPRLLLDLVKVPEWLGGIGLMVCGMVLGALALAQGEISLVEPLLATNLLFALTLSRYRTKQPLGRQGWAGLVLLAGGVTAFIVAGQPQGGTAESGQLRQWLIMGVMVGTAMLLTAYAKASRHRWTVGPVLLGVAAGLLYGVQDALTRVSGQRFDDGGLTHLLTGWQPYAVLVLGVTGLLLVQSAFETAPLRMSLPALTAAQPLAGIVCGVGFLGDQLRMDAAALTWQVVGLAAIVGGIVLLGLHPAMPRAKTRLGVRQLERR
- a CDS encoding FAD-binding dehydrogenase, whose amino-acid sequence is MAYDADVIVIGAGLAGLAATAELVDAGRRVILLDQEPEQSIGGQAHWSFGGLFFVDSPEQRRLRIKDSHALALQDWMGTAAFDRPEDHWPRKWAEAYVDFAAGEKRSWLHGMGVRFFPVVGWAERGGYDAQGHGNSVPRFHITWGTGPGLVAPFERRVREGVARGLVQLKFRHRVSGLSRSAGSVDTVTGEVLEPSGVERGKASSREVTGSFEYRAQAVIVTSGGIGGNHDLVRANWPERLGTPPERMIAGVPAHVDGRMLGIAEGAGARLINRDRMWHYTEGIQNWNPIWENHGIRILPGPSSLWLDARGDRLPVPLFPGFDTLGTLEHIMKSGYEYTWFVLNQRIIGKEFTLSGSEQNPDLTGKSVRGVIERARADVAAPVKAFMDHGADFVVEKELGALVRGMNALTKEPLIDEAALRRTLQARDREIVNPFTKDLQITAIRGARKFVGERLIRAAPLHPILDPKAGPLIAVRLNILTRKTLGGLETDLSSRVLAQGGDPLPGVYAAGEAAGFGGGGVHGYRSLEGTFLGGCLFSGRAAGRAAAKSVS